The Pyxidicoccus sp. MSG2 DNA segment CGAGCCCGCCATGGAGCCGGAGGAGCAGGACCTGCCACGCCAGGCGTGGGCGTTCCTCTTCGAGTTGATGCACGCGCACATGCGCAACTTCCCGGCGCTGGCGGCGGAGTTCGAGCTGTCGCCGGTGCAGGCGCACGTGCTGCGGCAGCTCGGCGAGGCCCCGCTGGCGATGAGCACCCTGGCCAACTACCTGTCCTGCGACGCGTCCAACGTGACGGGGCTGGTGGACCGGATGGAGGCGCGGGGGCTGGTGGAGCGGCGCAGCTCCGAGCAGGACCGGCGGGTGAAGATGCTGGTGCTGACGGAGGCGGGCGCGGCCCTGCGCGAGCGACTGCTGGCGCGCATGGCCGAGCCGCCCGAGGCCATCGCCGCGATGGGCGACGAGGACCTGCGCGCCCTGCGCGACATCATGCGCCGGGCACTGAAGCCGCAGTGAGCAGGCAGGCGGCCACGCTCCCCGGGAGGGAGCGCGGCCGCTTCAGTCCAGCAGAAAGGTGTACGAGTACTTCATCTCCGTGGAGACGGCCTCGCCGCCCTTGATGGCGGGCTTGAAGCGGAAGCGCCTGATGGCGTCTCTCGCCGCTTCGTTGAGGCCGTAGCCCGGGCCGTTGAGAATCTTCGCGGCCACCACCTTGCCCTCGTTGTCGATGGTGATGGACAGCGTCACCGTGCCCTCGACACCGGCGCGGCGGGCCTCCTCCGGGTAGGGAATCTTCACCTCGGAGGCCACGGTGGGCTCGGAGTCCACCTGGTAGATGGGCGTGTACTTGGGCGCGGAGTACCCCTTCACCTCCTTGGGGTCCTTCGCGGTGCGGTCCACCCGGCCGTAGGACGTGTTGCCCACGGGCGCGGCGAAGGTGCCGGCGCTGGTGGTGGACGACATCGTCATGCCCACCACGAGCGGCGGCGGCTTCGCCTGCGGCTCCGGCGGGGGCGTGTTGTTGGGGGGCGGCGGGGCCTCCACGGGCGGCGGCGGCTTGGGGGCCTCGGCCACCTTGATGGGCGGAGGCTTCACCGGCTTCACCTTGGGCGGAGGCGGCTTGGGCTCCTCCTTCTTCTCCTCGGGAGGAGGCGGCGGGGGCGGCTTCTGCACCTCCACCATGACCAGTTCCACCGGACGCTGGGCGACGGGGCGGGGCCGGTCCGCGATGCGGGCGAGCATCCAGAAGCCGCCGGCGTGCAGCACCAGCGACACGAGCAGGAAGGCGACCACCGCGGTCTGCGTGCGGCGGGGAGGCAATGACGAGCTGTCGAGGACCGCCTGGCTCATGGGGTGACGTCTCGCTTCAGGGCGCGGCGGGCGTGGCCGCGGGGGCCACGTCCTTCTCGATGTTGAGCGCGAACTTCGCGATGCCCTGGCCCTTCACCACGTCGATGAGCCGCATCACCCGGCCATACGCGAGGCTCTGGTCGGCGCTGATGATGGCGCGGGTGTCCTTGTCCTTCGCCACCTGCTCGGCCACCTTCGCGGTGAGGTCCGCCTCGCTCACCTCGGCGCCGTCGAAGAAGAGCTTGCCCTCCTTGTCGAGCACCACGTTGACCAGGCCCTGCACCGTCTCGCCGCCGTTGGCCGCGCGGGGCAGGTCCACCTCCACCGTCTCGCGGACGATGAAGTTGGCCGTCACCATGAAGATGATGAGCAGCACCAGGACGATGTCCACCAGCGGCGTGACGTTGATGCCGGTGATTTCCTCGTCGTTGTCCTGCGGGGCCCCTGCCGCCATGGCCTAGCGGACCTCCGCGGCGCGCGGGGCCGCGTCGGAAGCAGGGCGCTCGGCGCGCAGGCTGCCCACCAGGGCGAACCCCAGGGCGTTGGCGCGGCTGGTGAGCGTCTTGAGCTGTCGGTTGAAGACGTTGAAGGCCACCACCGCCGGAATCGCGACGGCCAGACCCACCGCCGTGGCGACGAGCGCCTCGGAGATGCCGGCCATGACGGTCTGCTGGATGGCGGCGCCCTTCACGGCGGAGGCGCCCAGGTCGTGGAAGGCCTTGATGATGCCGAGCACCGTGCCGAACAGCCCGATGAAGGGGGCGTTGTTGCCCAGCGTGCCGAGGAAGGACAGGAAGCGCTCGTACTGGGGACGCTCGCGGGCCATGGTGGAGGCAATCACCTGCTCCACGGTGTCCGCGCCCTGGGCGGTGGACGCCAGTGCCTCGCGGACGACGGCGGCCTCCATGCCGCTCTTGCCTTCCACCGCCTTGCGCGCCGCCTCGAAGTCCCCGCGCGCCAGGCGCACGGCCAGGGCTTCGGAGTCGGGCAGCCGGTGGCGGGTGAAGTACACCGCGCGCTCCAGCATGATGGCGATGGAGAGCACCGAGAGGACGACGAGAATCCACAGCACCCACTCGGCGGAGCTGAGCGTCACGCCGAGCAGCTTGCTGCTGAGCCAGCCAAGCTCGGGTTGACCCGTCTGGGACAGGAGAAGGTAGGGCGTCATGAAGGGAAGCCTAAGTGTAGGTGGGCTACGAGCCTGAAGTAACCCGGTTGCCAACTCGCGCGCCCATCTCTTGTTCCCCGAGCCGGGAAAGTCAAATGGAAGGGCGGGTTTGGCGCCCATCCGCTCGGTGGGGGACGGGGACGTGGCGCGGAAGTCGAGGGTGTCACGCTCCCGGTACGCCCCAGGGCCCGCCGTGTTACCCCGGCGGGCGGTGGACGGTGACGGACGCTGCACCGGGGTGCTCCTTCAGCCTGCCCGCCCGCCTCCTGTATAAAAGGGCGCACTTCGCTGGGGGGAATCCAGAATGTTCAAGGGCTTCAGGTTCGCGGTGATGC contains these protein-coding regions:
- a CDS encoding energy transducer TonB — protein: MSQAVLDSSSLPPRRTQTAVVAFLLVSLVLHAGGFWMLARIADRPRPVAQRPVELVMVEVQKPPPPPPPEEKKEEPKPPPPKVKPVKPPPIKVAEAPKPPPPVEAPPPPNNTPPPEPQAKPPPLVVGMTMSSTTSAGTFAAPVGNTSYGRVDRTAKDPKEVKGYSAPKYTPIYQVDSEPTVASEVKIPYPEEARRAGVEGTVTLSITIDNEGKVVAAKILNGPGYGLNEAARDAIRRFRFKPAIKGGEAVSTEMKYSYTFLLD
- a CDS encoding MarR family winged helix-turn-helix transcriptional regulator, which translates into the protein MSSEHLERKTRPADSRRRSEPAMEPEEQDLPRQAWAFLFELMHAHMRNFPALAAEFELSPVQAHVLRQLGEAPLAMSTLANYLSCDASNVTGLVDRMEARGLVERRSSEQDRRVKMLVLTEAGAALRERLLARMAEPPEAIAAMGDEDLRALRDIMRRALKPQ
- a CDS encoding ExbD/TolR family protein translates to MAAGAPQDNDEEITGINVTPLVDIVLVLLIIFMVTANFIVRETVEVDLPRAANGGETVQGLVNVVLDKEGKLFFDGAEVSEADLTAKVAEQVAKDKDTRAIISADQSLAYGRVMRLIDVVKGQGIAKFALNIEKDVAPAATPAAP
- a CDS encoding MotA/TolQ/ExbB proton channel family protein; the protein is MTPYLLLSQTGQPELGWLSSKLLGVTLSSAEWVLWILVVLSVLSIAIMLERAVYFTRHRLPDSEALAVRLARGDFEAARKAVEGKSGMEAAVVREALASTAQGADTVEQVIASTMARERPQYERFLSFLGTLGNNAPFIGLFGTVLGIIKAFHDLGASAVKGAAIQQTVMAGISEALVATAVGLAVAIPAVVAFNVFNRQLKTLTSRANALGFALVGSLRAERPASDAAPRAAEVR